A DNA window from Leopardus geoffroyi isolate Oge1 chromosome A1, O.geoffroyi_Oge1_pat1.0, whole genome shotgun sequence contains the following coding sequences:
- the SRA1 gene encoding steroid receptor RNA activator 1 yields MAELYVKPGNKERGWNDPPQFSYGLQTLAGGLKRTPLTKRVAASQDGSPRVPTSQTSTGLPPMGPTPPVSKAPRPPPVGSCPASSVEPANCSVTESETLLEDVLKPLEKALEDCRGHTKKQVCDDISRRLALLQEQWAGGKLSVPVKKRMALLVQELSGHQWEAADDIHRSLMVDHVTEVSQWMVGVKRLIAEKRNLSSEEEANEEKSTDTAEENQMVPGV; encoded by the exons ATGGCGGAGCTGTACGTGAAGCCGG GCAACAAGGAGCGCGGCTGGAACGACCCGCCGCAGTTCTCCTACGGGCTGCAGACCCTGGCTGGTGGTCTCAAGCGCACGCCGCTCACCAAGAGGGTCGCCGCCTCCCAGGATGGTTCCCCCAGAG TCCCCACCTCACAGACTTCTACGGGGCTCCCCCCAATGGGGCCTACACCTCCTGTGAGTAAGGCTCCCAGGCCCCCACCTGTGGGGAGTTGTCCTGCCTCCAGTGTGGAGCCAGCAAATTGCTCAGTCACCGAATCTGAAACTCTACTGGAAGACGTGCTCAAACCTTTGGAAAAGGCATTGGAGGATTGCCGCGGTCACACAAAG AAGCAGGTATGTGATGACATCAGCCGACGCCTGGCTCTACTGCAGGAACAATGGGCTGGAGGGAAGCTGTCAGTACCTGTGAAGAAGAGGATGGCTCTGCTGGTGCAAG AGCTTTCAGGTCACCAGTGGGAAGCAGCAGATGACATCCACCGCTCACTCATGGTTGACCATGTGACTGAGGTCAGTCAGTGGATGGTGGGAGTTAAAAGATTAATTGCGGAAAAGAGGAATCTGTCTTCAGAAGAAGAGGCCAATGAAGAAAAATCTACAGACACAGCTGAGGAGAACCAGATGGTACCAGGTGTCTAA